Proteins encoded by one window of Panicum virgatum strain AP13 chromosome 7N, P.virgatum_v5, whole genome shotgun sequence:
- the LOC120682046 gene encoding putative nuclease HARBI1 codes for MMSFADIVIRPQDPTYSTVHASLRPYSPFFDGCIGAIDGTHIPVCVSRKSHDDYTNRKGWPSQNVLAVVDFDMRFTFIGVGMAGAVHDMAVLRQGWEAETFSHPPPGKYYLVDKGYAQECGYLGPHRQTKCWKEFKKRGPQHLEEVFNYHHSKLRNVAERSFGVAKNKWQMLKGMPKYPKDKQNQIIVACFALHNFVRDENARSLTIDMPPIPAPSEYSFRWLESTTEDEMSTVRNWITTGLAVMGFR; via the exons ATGATGTCATTTGCAGATATAGTGATTAGGCCACAGGATCCGACTTATAGCACCGTGCATGCAAGTTTGAGGCCGTACTCACCTTTCTTCGACGGATGCATAGGCGCTATAGATGGAACACACATACCTGTGTGTGTCTCTCGTAAGTCACATGATGATTACACCAATAGGAAAGGCTGGCCAAGCCAGAATGTATTAGCTGTAGTTGACTTCGACATGAGGTTCACCTTTATTGGTGTGGGGATGGCGGGAGCTGTGCACGACATGGCGGTGCTAAGGCAGGGGTGGGAGGCAGAAACTTTCTCTCACCCACCACCAG GAAAATATTATTTGGTGGACAAAGGGTATGCCCAAGAATGTGGGTACTTGGGACCGCATCGCCAGACCAAGTGCTGGAAGGAGTTCAAGAAAAGGGGTCCTCAGCATTTGGAAGAGGTGTTCAACTACCATCATTCGAAACTTCGAAATGTAGCTGAAAGGTCATTTGGGGTAGCCAAAAATAAGTGGCAAATGTTGAAAGGAATGCCTAAATATCCTAAGGACAAGCAAAATCAGATTATTGTGGCATGTTTTGCGCTGCATAACTTTGTACGGGATGAGAATGCACGGTCACTGACAATCGACATGCCGCCGATACCTGCACCAAGTGAGTATTCGTTTCGGTGGCTGGAGTCAACGACGGAAGATGAGATGTCAACTGTCCGCAACTGGATTACTACCGGACTTGCAGTTATGGGGTTCAG atga